From a single Lolium rigidum isolate FL_2022 chromosome 7, APGP_CSIRO_Lrig_0.1, whole genome shotgun sequence genomic region:
- the LOC124672229 gene encoding uncharacterized protein LOC124672229, with amino-acid sequence MGREEEEAFFIDDEEESSQCSSGCQSGWTLYLDHSGSGQQQQCCALPRHPADVRRQMLPQEQYSSDEEDSMVSDASSGPAHYVRDDEEELLQVQGQISKQRRSSFGVDPSGSRSLLPARSHSSGEAKLRKKRRTALQGVDEAAIRCHVDVDDDDDLDDTASSSAIVASAHIVEAMRQQKPSCGFMAEHCSSLDLEWPAGLEL; translated from the coding sequence AtggggagagaagaagaagaagccttcttcatcgacgacgaggaggagagctCGCAGTGCAGCAGCGGGTGCCAGTCCGGCTGGACCCTCTACCTGGACCACTCCGGCTCAGGCCAGCAGCAGCAATGCTGCGCGCTGCCTCGCCATCCCGCCGACGTCCGGCGGCAGATGTTGCCGCAGGAGCAGTatagctccgacgaggaggactccaTGGTCTCCGACGCCTCCTCCGGCCCGGCGCACTACGTGCgcgacgacgaagaagagctGCTGCAAGTTCAAGGGCAGATCAGCAAGCAACGTCGGTCGTCCTTCGGCGTCGACCCCTCTGGCTCCCGCTCCTTGCTCCCCGCTCGGTCTCATAGTTCGGGCGAGGCGAAGCTCAGAAAGAAGCGGAGGACTGCCCTGCAAGGGGTGGATGAGGCGGCGATTCGCTGCCATGtcgacgtcgacgacgacgacgatctcGACGACACGGCGAGCTCGTCTGCCATCGTCGCGTCGGCCCACATAGTGGAAGCGATGCGCCAACAGAAACCAAGCTGTGGTTTCATGGCCGAGCATTGTTCTTCCCTGGATCTGGAGTGGCCAGCTGGGCTTGAACTTTGA